CAAATAAAAGGCTTTGAATTTCAGATTCAGAGCCTTTTATAAATACATATTATTTACTTTTACTTGTCATACCCATATCCCGCAGCCATTTCGAGACAGACTCTCCTGAGTTATTAACATTATTACGGGAAATGGCAAGCCCTTTCTGCATCTTTGCCCCCTTTTCCAATGAGGCAATGGTCTTTTCCGCTTGTGAGAAACGGCTTCCTCCATGTGTACAGAATGGTATGAGGGTTTTACCTGTAAAGTCATATTCATCGAAGAACGAATAGAGTACCATTGGCATATCATACCACCAGTTCGGAAAGCCTACAAATACAACATCATAGTCGGCAAGATTCTTAATGTGTGTTGCCAATTGCGGACGAGCTTTCGACTCAACTTCCTTTTTGGCAGCATCTATCAATTCTTTGTGTGCGCCCGGGTAAGCATGCACAGTCTTTATCTGAAAGAGGTCGCCGCCTGTCTCTTCACTGATAAGAGTAGCTACATATTCGGTATTACCATAAAGTTTACCGTTTGATACGAGACGGCTGGCACCGGATGAGGTATCCACTCCGTCTGTTTCGGGCGAAGTGAAATAAACAATCAATATCTTGCCTTTAGTCGGTATTATACTTTCACTGGCTGTTGTTTTTTCTACTTCAGGCATTTCTGTCAAATTACTAACAGCTATCGCTTTGGCATAAACTACAAAGATACAAGCCAACACTACTAAAATTACGAATGATAAATAAAATTTTCTCATTATCGGGATATTTTTATGGATTAAGGATATTTACAATTTCTCATTAAAGAACGCTATCAATTTCTTCACTGCCATGTCTACATATTCGGGAACATAGTAAGTCTGAATATGAGTAGCCCCGGGTATCAGAAATAATTCCTTATCCGTAGTTCCGGTTGCTTTTTGAAAGGCTTCATCGGTCATATAAAAAGTATCGGCTTTGCTGCCTGCCAACATGAGTAATGGCTGGTTTATCAAGTCAACGTTAGAAGTAGCATCCCATATCATCAGGTCAAGCAGGCTGCTGACCGTATATCTGAAAGTGGAATTTGGGTGAGCATGAGTTTTACCATAATAGATAAGCCCTTCACGGTATAAATCGAACGGCAGTTTGGCTATCTGTTCATCGGTCAGGTTGGATTCTCCTGTATATAAGATTTCGCCACCTGCCATTTCTTGTGCACGGGCTTCTGTTGCTTGTTTCAGTCTTTCCTGAATGGTAGATATCTGAGAGCCCATAAATCCTTCTCTCCTGACTTTTCCGGAATTAAACATACTTAGGGTAGCTACCGCCTTTAAACGTTTGTCAGACTGCGCAGTTTTTAAAGTATATCCGCCACCGCCACAGATTCCTAGAATACCGAGCCGCTCCGTATCAACGCCCGGATAATGGGTAATATAATCAACCATGCCGTGAATATCCTCAATACGGTAGGCAGGCTTATCCGTATTGCGCGGTTCTCCACCACTTGCTCCCTGATAGGAAGCATCCGCCACTAAGGTGATATACCCATTCTCTGCCAAACGCTGTGCATAAAGACCGGCAACCTGTTCCTTAACTCCCCCATTGGGATGCGCCACTACTATTGCCGCGTATGTCTTTGCAGGGTCATAATCAGCAGGCACATATACATTGGCTGCAATATCTATCCCATGCAACTGATAAGTGACAGGGTGGATATTTACCTGCCCTTTGATATTTTCCTTAAGTGCATTTTCATAAACCAGCCCGAAAGGATTGTTCTGTGCGGAGAGAGCCGCAATACCTTGAGTTAGTATCATCATAATAACTAATTTGAGAGTTAAATATTTCTTCATAATGGTTTCTTTTTAGTCTGAATATTATTTTTCGATAATGCAAAGTTGAGAAGATTTGCCGGACAAGACAATAGACGGATTACTGATATGCTAACACATTTCACTGTTTGTATAACCCTATCTATCAAGCAATAACACATATTACGGATTAACTAACCTTAATTACCGATTCGAGTATATACTATATTTATTTATCAGATAAAATCATTAGCTTTGTGACATAACAATAATACGGAAAGTATGGGAAATATAATAAAGTTAGAGACAATTCAAGAGTACAATATGTTGCTGGGAGCAGAAACGTTGCATCCCCTTGTCAGCATAACGGATCTTTCCAAACTAAAGTCAATCCGGCATTGCCGGAAAAACTTCGGTTTCTACTGTGTATTTTATAAGGAGCTTAAATGCGGGACATTACAATATGGACGTAATAAATACGATTATCAAGACGGGACATTGGTGTTTATCTCTCCCGGTCAAGTGGCAGGCGTGGACGACGGGGGCGAAACGCTCAATCCCAAAGGGCTCGCATTGATGTTTCATCCGGATTTGCTATATGGAACACCGCTTACCCGCAGAATGAAAGATTACACTTTCTTTTCTTATGAATCCAACGAAGCCCTGCATATGTCCGAACGTGAACGCCAAATTATCCTCAACTGTTTCAAAGAGATTCAAGAGGAACTGGAACACGCTATCGACAAACATACCAAACAAATCGTAGCTTCAAACATTGAAACTTTACTCAATCACTGTGTCCGTTTCTACGAACGTCAGTTTATTACCCGCGAGACGGTCAACCGGGATTTGCTCGGTAATTTCGAGCGCATACTAAATTCATATTATGCATCAGACAAACCCCAGACTATTGGATTACCGTCCGTCGGATATTGTGCTGAACAGATGCATCTTTCTCCCAATTATTTCGGAGACTTGATAAAAAAGGAAACTGGCAAGTCCGCTCAAGAGTATATCCAGTTGTCTGTCATGGAGAGAGTTAAAGAACTGTTAGCGGAAAAGGACAAGACTGTCAGTGAAATTGCCTACGAACTCGGTTTCAAGTATCCGCATCATTTGAGCAGAATATTCAAAAAGGTGGTAGGCACAACTCCTAATGAATATCGTCTGCAAGTCGGATAGAGGAAGAGAATTTTTCCTGTTAGTATATATCTTCACTTTGCTGAAAGAATGACCATTCTTAAAAAAGGAATATTTAAGCAATCAGGAAGGGGGATAATAGCATAACGGTTTAAGAAAAACAGAAAGAAGCCCGACATTTGTCGGGAGAAAGTTCTTTCTTGTTATCATTTGAGATATATAGTATCCAAATAGCAGTCATTTTCCATTTTTTATTCACCAATCAATATGAAATACTAAGATAAACCAATCTTTTTATTATTTCTATTCTTTCTAATAGTTATGCCAAACTAGAGAAAAAGCACCCTCAAAAAGACCGGTTTCAGCTTCCTCACCGATGACAAACAAGTTCCTCGGTGAGGAAGGTAGCGATGCACACCGAGGAACACCCCGCTCCTCACCGGGGAACGAATGATTTGCAAGCAAGAAAAGATGCATATTGTATGTAGTTTTATGCAAAATAGAGTTACATTTCCGCATATTATTGCACTAATTTATGCAGTTTATTCGCTGGTTCATTGTTTTTATAGTCGCTATTCTTTCACGCAATCTTAAAAATAGCACATTAAGACTATAAAATCCCTGCTTCTCAGCTTCTTTTATATACAATGAGTCTACTCTACGATAAAGCTCTCCGATTTGAAATTACTATAAAACCTACCGGAAGTTGCCGTAAATTTCAATACACAATAGTCGGGGTCGGTGACTCCTTCGGGATAATACATTGTATCACCTTCCTGCCATATCATCTCTTTACTGGCACTGTCTGTCAACACTTCCATTGTGCCGCGCAACATTACTCCCCGAAAGAAGCGGTTATCACAAAAGTAAATACAGGCATGATTGTTTTCCCGGTATTGCGCAACACGCATTGACGAAGTATTCGTTGTCAGATAAATCGTTTTTATCCCTTCCCTTTTCCGGGGTTGCAACATGGCTTTGATAGTAGGAAATCCTTCGCTGTCTATGGAACCGATAAAGGCTGTTTTTAACTTATCAATCATGTTCCCTACCGTTTTTTCTGCGTCTCTCATCATTTAATAATTTAATTGGTTATTATTTGATGCAAAAGTAAGGATATTGAGTAGAGCCGGTGCAATAAAAAGAAAGGGAGAAATAGTACTTTTTACGGTTTATACTTTTTCCGGTAGAGTAACGGCGTTTCTCCCGTATGCTGCCGGAAGCGGCGGATAAAATAAGAAACCGTCGAGAAATGAAGCTCAAACGCAATATCCGATATCGGAGCGTCTGTATAAGCAAGCAACCTTTTAGCCTCATCTATCACTTTATTCTGAATGTATCGCTTCGCACTAAGCCCCATTGCCGAAGTTATGATTTCATTCAGGTAATTGGGAGTGATGCAAAGTCTATCCGCATAAAACTGAACAGAATGTTGTTCCTTCAAATGAGTTCCTACCAAATGGATGAATCTGTCTATATGAGTATTATTGATTTCTTTATCTGTGGCGATTTCCTCGTTTGAAACCGCCTTCTGATACGCCCGCTCCAACAGCATCAGAACTTCATAAAGCAATGCCCTCAAAACATGCACGTCATTATCATTCTGTTTGTAAGAGTCAATCTCCGTTTTGATATTGTGCAAGACTTGAAGGACACGTGTATAAAGTTCGTCCGGTAGATGCAGTTTGGCTGATGTCTTTTCCGGTTTGAAAAACGCAAGATGCCGGACAAACATAGAATCCCTAAAGAGGAAAGACAAAAACTCATCCTCAAAAATCAAAGCATATCCGTTTGTTATGTGATGCGTATCCCAATTCCGAATCTCTCCCGCTTTTGAGAAAAACACATCTTGGGGGAAAGCTTCATAAGTACGGTTGTCGATGGAAAAGTTCCCCTCTCCTTCCGTTATAAAAGTAATATCATAATAAGTCAGCGTATGGACAGAACTTTCAGCCAGGAACTTCTTCACATATTTCAGTTCGACGACATCAATCAAAAGTTCACTGCCATACTTATTTTTGTGGAAAGTATATCGGGGAATCAAGTTCTTCATTTTCTTTCAATTATCCGTGCAAAGATAATTAATTATTTTTTTTATACTTGTTACTATTGAGGTAAGTTATTCTGCCAACATTATTCCATCTCCAATAAAAGTATTACCTTTGTTTGTAATTTAACGAGTATATATTATGCCAAACAATATTTTTTTAGAAACCAAATACACAATAGCTGTCCAAACAATAAAGACAGCTATATTACAGAGCCAATATCAAGCAATAAAGCTTTTAAACAAGGAACAATTGGCTTTGTATTATGGCATAGGACGTTATATTTCTCAAAATTCACGTAATGGATATTGGGGAACCGGTGCCATTGCTTTCATTAGCAACAAGCTTCAAAGGAACTGCCCGGCCTTAGAGGTTTTTCTGAAACAAACCTCAGATTAATGCGTATATTCTATGAAGAATGGGATATGCTTGATGGCAATTCATCAGTTACAACTGACAAAACACAAAATACTGAAAGTGAGCAAGAAGCAAATTTATCAGTTGTAACTGATGAATTAAAAGAGACAGCAGAAATTCGGAAGTTGCAACTGCCGAATTTTAAGTATTTTCCATAAAAGAGTTCTTTAAAACAGGTTTTACTCATCATACAGCAAAAGCTTTGCCTGATATAGAGGAACTTAAAAAGTTATTATAAAGAAAGCAGCCAAACTCTTTGCTCAATCAATGAATTTGACTGCTTTTATATCAGCGTTGTTTTATAGGTAAACAACGCTTTCTTATTTCTGACTTCCCGCCAAATATCCCAGGCTTGTCACATCAGCCCCCAAATAATGAGTAATATACTTCAGAGGTACTCTGTATAAAATGTCGGGTATTTCCGTCAATAGAGAAAGATACTTTTCCCTAATCGTCAGTTTGCGCATATTCACATTCATTTCTTCTTTAAAGTAAAACTGGTATTCCATAAGCTGACGTACCAGGTTGGAGAATGTTATGGACGTAGCGCACAGTTCCTCAATCTCATCCTCGCTGATGTAATAAGCCACACATCTCGTCAGTGTTTTTACGGAATGTTTTCTTGTGTTGTAACACAATATCGCATCCCCTGCCGACAGGAAGCGGATAGTCTTGTCCTCTCCCTGATGACTGGAAAATGTATGCAAGATACCGGAAACGATAATATACAAGCTCTGCTCGGGCATTGTAGCAGAAGCAATCGTCCCACCTTTATCCAAATGCACCATTTCCATACGAGCCAACAGCTCTTTCACTTCTTTTTCTTCCACCTGATACTCAAAACAGAGTTTCTTCAAATAAGCTTCCATACAAATTGATTTTAGTTAATATATGTCACTTAGAAAACACTTAATTCGATATAGCAGGCATCACAGTGCCTTTCGAGTACATTCTCTTTTGGTTATATCGCAAATACCAAATACAAATCAATAACGAGACCACCGTCGACAAGGGCGGAGCAAAGCCCATGAGGAACAGTGAGGAACTGTCTATCTGGCTGAACCAGTACGACAACGGAATACGGAACAGGAAGGTCGCTATCAGACTGTGAATCATCGGGAACAATGAATTTCCCTGTCCGCTGAAGTAAGAATTGATGCAGAACACAAAACTTACAATGATACAGTCGATACTATACCCCCGCAAATACTCCGCTGCCATTGCCACCACCGCCGCATCTTTGGAAAAGAATGCGGTAAGCGTCTCCGGCAGGAATTGGGAATACACACAAACCGATACACCGAAAACAAGGGCAATTCCAATGCCCGAAGCCAGGCATTTGTTCATCCGCTGTATCAGTCCCGCACCGTAATTCTGTGCCGTCATGGTTGCCACTGCCGATGATATCGCCATTGGCGGCAGCATCGCAAAGACGATGATTTTCTCTACAACACCCAAAGAAGCTGATGCGATGACTCCCATTTGGTTGACAATGACCGTTATAATCAAGAATGAAACATTGATTAACGCGTCCTGCAATGCAATGGGTGCTCCCAGCACCATAATCTTTTTGGATAAATTCTTGTTCAGCCGGATATCCTTCCGTGTAAACTCGAAATGGAATCCATGACCGTGCAAGAACCAAAGCGAGATGACAAAGCTGACTCCCTGTGCTGTTATGGTAGCTACAGCAGCTCCCGTAGGCCCCAAATGGAAATAGCCGACCAAGATAAAGTCGAGGACAATATTAATCACGCACGCCAATCCTACAAAATAAAGCGGTGTCTTGGAGTCGCCCAGTCCACGCAGGATACCACACACTACGTTGTACCCCACTATGAACAAAATACCTGCCGAGCATACCAGGATATAACTTTTCGTATCAGCCATTGCTTCCGCAGGCGTATGCATCAATTCGGCTATCTGCCCGTGAAACACGACCATAACCAAAGTCAGCAACACTCCTACGATTGAGAACAGCCATACGGAAGAACCGATTGTAAACGCTACTTTCCGGTTATCTTTTGCTCCGGTGGCAATAGCAATCAATACGGTTGTCCCCGTCGTTATGCCAAGGATGATACCTGTAATCGTCTGCATCACCTGGCTGCCGATAGCCACAGCCGCCACACTGGCAGAATCATCATATTGCCCCACAACAAACAAGTCCGCCCCGCCATAAAGTGCCTGAAGCACGTTGGCAATAAGAAAAGGCACTGCAAATTGCAGCAGTACCTTCGGAACACTCCCCTGTGTCAAATTCAACTCTTTCATCGTTTCTTTTCTACTCATACCTCTTATCTTAAAATGTTACAATAAAAAATAGTGCCGAACAAGCGAATGATTTACACCATTCATCTTATCCAGCACTATAATTATCTATTATAGCACCCTCCGATGAGGATTTTTATGCCTGTCTCTATTTTCGGGCTGCAAATATGGGCTTTGTTTTCATAACTACCAAATTATAGCTGCACTTTATTTTTTCAGGATACAATCGGGTATCAATGTGATACCAATTTCAACCCGATAATGGAGCAAATCAATGTGAAGATAAAGAACAACCGTCCCACACTTGCAGGTTCTTTAAAGAAGAAGATACCAATTAATACCGTGCCTGCCGCACCGATGCCTGTCCATATCGCATAAGCCGTACCGACCGGCAGCGTTCTGGTCACCTTTATCAGAAGCAGCATACTCACGCATAAGGATACCAAAAGTACGAATGACCACACATATTTCTCCATTCCGAATACCCTGTTTATCTTTCCCAGACAGAAAGTAAACACCAGCTCAAGGCAACCTGCCAAAATCAAAAGAATCCAATTCATAACATCTGTTTTTTTATTTGCAAAGGTCATGAATTTCCGGCAGCCTCTATTTTACATTTGTAAAAAAGGGATTTTACATTTGATAAAAAATCATCTTATCTTCGCCCTGATTCTGCTCAGACTGACTTGGGAGATTCCCAAATAGGAAGAGATAATTCCTAATGGTACACGTTGAAGTATGTCGGGGTAATCAGCAATCAAATCCTGATAGCGTTCCAGTGAGGTCTTGAACTGCCGCGATATAAATAGCTGTTCTGATTTGATACACTCCCTTTCGGCAAACTTCCGTCCCCAGTTGGCTATATGTATATCCGCCAGATAAAGGTCGTGTAGTTTATCGACACTCAATTCATACAGCACACTGTCTTCTAGTAGTTCTATATTCTCATATCCCGCCTGATTATTATAAAGGGTCTGCAAAGGAAAAATAGCGTCCCCTTCCTTTCCGAACCAAAATGTCACTTTCTTGTCCGATTTATAGGTATATGCATGCAACATTCCTTTCTTCATCAGATAGAATCTGGAACTTTTACGGTTTGCCAGAAACAAGTGAAAACCTTTAGGATAGGTTACTTCCGGTGCTTCATTCAACAGGGCTTCCTTGGATGCAAGCGGCAGTTTGTAGATATTGTCAATGATGTCATAGATGTCCATATCCATAGATTCTTTATTTCATTTGTTTGGCAACTCTGTTCAGTATGGAACGCATGATAGTTTTATGGAAAGGGCGAATAAAGAAGAAGTAGAATCGTCCCAGCCGGTTATTGTACTTTACAATCGTTGTAATAGCAAACATTTGTCCATCAACCTCTTTCTCTCCGCACCATAAAGACGCGTAAAATGTCAGGTGCTTATCAGGCATGCCGAAAACAATCTCATTCGGACTTCTTTCAAGAATCGTATCCGTAAAACGTATATTGACTTCCAGCCCCAACGGTTTGACGATTGCATTTCGCAGCGCCATCAATCCGTTCACCCAAGCGGGAGACTGGTTAAAGGCTATATCCATAAATACTTCGGGAGTAACCACTTTATCACTCACTATTGTTTTTGAAAAAGAATCACAGTAATCCGCCGGAAGGTAATTGGTGATGAGACTTCCCTCACATATGTTGTTTTGTACTTTCATAACTTGATGCGTTTTTTAAATAACGTAGGTTGCGAAAATAATCACTTTAAATTGATATACAATAACTTTATCTGCTTTTCTATTTGCGGAAGCGGAAGAAAGCAGGCAGGCGGTCGGGATTCAACGTGTAGCGGGCATGTTCTTTCAATAGTGGTTCGGAGTTCATCACTGCACAAGAATGGGGTACTGCCGACATCATTTCCCAATCTTTCTGCGAGTTGCCGACAATCAAAACTTGCTCTAGAGGGAAAGCTAAATCTTTACATATATGGAGTACTCCTTTCTTTTTGCCGGCTTCCTTATGTACAACTGCGATAAGGGGTGGCTTATAAAATACCTGATAAGGTTTTGCTTTTAATCGAAAAAGAATGCTCTCCCTCTGTTCTTTCTCATAAACCAGCATGCTATACTTATAGACTTGGCCTTCATAGCTATGCGCCGTTATCTTTGCAGATTCTTCGTTCACGTCCGGTAGTAATTCAACCGGTAAACATCGGCTCTGCCCGTCGTACAACAATAATCCGCCGTTTGCAAATGCTCCACCTTTAAACAGGCTAAAAAGAGTCTTTCCTAATTTTCTCCGTGCCTGTTCCATAGATAAAGAAGTAGCCAGATATAATGGGACAGATTGCGCTATATATCGTAAGGTATTAGCATAACTTTCCGGGACTTTCCCTTGTGCATCGGTCAATGTTCCGTCCACATCAAAAAAAACGGCAGTAATCAAGGACTTATCCGGTATCCGCCAAAAGGCACCTTCTCCCAGTATGTCATGCAGAGGGTGATTCGACAGGTTGCTGAAAGCAATGTAGCAGTCACAGACTTTCCGCTGACAAGAAAGCGAGGTATCCAACTTTTGATTCTGACCCGTTTTTTGATTCTGATAAAGATTGCCTATCTTCACTTTACTTCTAGGGCAGGCAAAGATGTCTCCTTTCCAGTCAATAAAGCAATTACTTCTTCCCCCTGAGCAATTCTCCCATTGAGCTGGAGCGTTTCGCAAATCATACTCGAAGAGATTATCCAATTGAGTAAAAAAACGAATATCGTCATCGCTCACCAGGGATTTTAGTCCCTGCATAGCATTAATAAACAGATAAATATCCGGCATGAGAGCATTTCTCAAATCAGCAAGTATATTTTTTGCCGACGGATTGCCGACAGCTCCGGCACAGACTTGTATTCCCGCATTATGAAGCGTATGAAGTTGCCGGACAAATTTCTCTACTGAAGTCATTTCCGGATGAAAGCTAGCCCAAATCTTTATCTTATTTATCAATTCCGGAGCAGTCCGGAGTTCGTCCAGCCATTCGTCGGCAGGAAAAGAAAGATTAGTCTGACAGGAAATTCCGGTAACTTGTGGTAATGACGCAAGCCGCATTATTCCTTCCCTATAATAGCGATGTATGAGTGCTTCCCCGTAGGGAATGACAAATAGTTGCAAAGTTTCTCCTTCCCATTGCTCAATAGCAGTAATAAAACGACTCCATGCCTGTTTGTCCTGCATTGTAGATGCAGGATGAGACTTCTTGCCGAAAGGACAATAAGAACAAGTGTAGTTACAACTATTCAATTTACCCCGATAGTATATACGTCGGACGGAAAGTAAAGAGCCTTCATTTGCCATTGTCATTTCATTCAAATATCATTTAAACTTCACTCAATTTTCATTCAATTTTCATTCAATAGGAATAAGTTTCCATTAATTGCCTGATTTCCGGAGTGATAAATAACTGACCGATATAATCGGAATAGCCAAGTCCTTCGGAAGTCAGCCGGATACGTTCTGGAGTTTCCTCTATCCAGTGCTGTTCCGCCAGTTCGCGGAACAACGGAGTCCTGTCAAGCGGCTCTCCAAAACGCCGGGTATATTCAGCCTTGTCAATCCCCATATAGTACATCAGATTCTTGATGATAAAACGTTGCTGTTGTTCTTTTGCGGAAAGGATAAATCCGTTCCGGGCTACGGTGAAATCAGTGGTTGCCATATATTCGTCTATCTCGCGGGCAATGCATTGCTGACAGACGGTATATCGGGTGGCATAGTGTAAATCACCCAAATAGCTGCGTCCGCCCGACCCGCACGAAAGCATCACTTCGTCGCCACATGAAACTTCCGCGTCAGTGGACGGATGATGAATAAAACGCCGCATGGATGTTTGCAGAAAGCCTTTTGCTTGCAATAACTCGCAGGCAGCACGATACATTCGGAAACAGACATCATCCGGTTCCCGCTCGGTAATGCCCGTACCCTGACGCACATATAGCGGATAAATAAACAGTTCGTTCGGCTGGAACCGGAGCGCTTCTTCCAGTGAATAGAGGAAACTTTCTACCGTCTGTCCCTTAATGCCATAAATCAAGTCGATATTGAAATAGGGAAAATCCATTTGACGAATGCCTTCCAACGCTTGATAAATAGTGTTTTGCCGGGGGCGCCTTTTGATAGCTTTCAGTTCTTCATCTTGAAAACTCTGTATGCCGATACTTACGCGGGCTACTCCCGCCTGTTTCAAAACATTGAGCCGCGAACGGTCTGCGTATTCCGGTGAAGTCTCTACGGAAGTAAAGGCATGGGACGGATGCACACCGAACAAAGCGGCGGTAGTCATTAGTTGTTCCAGTTGTGGGACAGTCAGCAGCAACGGAGTACCGCCGCCGATGGCAAAGCTATCAAACGTCAGTCCGGCAGTGAGCGGTGAGAGTTCTTTCGCCTGTCTGTAAAGGGCGTCCAGATAAGTGGCGATATATTCGATACGGTTCGTTTGCAGGGAGAATAAGTTGCAGTATCCGCATTTATGGCTGCAAAAAGGGATATGAAAGTAGAGTGACGCCTTTCTGCCTTCCAGTTGCTCCAAATATGGGAGCAGCGAAACCGGAGCAGGAAAAGGACGGTACGCCGTTTTATGCGGATAACTATACATATAGTCTACATATCGGGATAGAGGTTGATTCATTGTTTTGTCAGGATAAAGTGTTTGTAAGGAACCGTGTAGACTGTTTCGTGGGATATGCAGTGATATTCATAGCCGTCTTCACCGTAACAGGTTCCGTGGTCGGAAAGGGCAATCACCAGTGTGTCGGCACGCTTCTGAAAAGCTTCAAACAAACGGGGCAACTGACTGTCGATATACCTCAATGCCGCCGCGTGCGATTCCTTATCGTCTTTCGTTTTACCTTTCACATAGTGACAGTTCGGGTAATGGATAGCGGAAAAGTTGATATACATGAATATACGTTTGTCCGCAGGGTAATTCTCCAGTTTCTTCAAGGCGAAATCAATCTGATTCTCCGTACTGTCGGGAGCCGTACAGCCAAAGGTCGGCAGCCAGTAGCTTTTCGTAAAATAACCGGGAAACACACGTCCCAGTTCATTACGTTTGCTAAAGAAATTCACGCCGCCTATGCAGATTGTCTCATATCCCTTATTGGCAAGGCTCTGCACGAAAGTAGCTTCCGTAAAC
The DNA window shown above is from Bacteroides faecium and carries:
- a CDS encoding AraC family transcriptional regulator; its protein translation is MKNLIPRYTFHKNKYGSELLIDVVELKYVKKFLAESSVHTLTYYDITFITEGEGNFSIDNRTYEAFPQDVFFSKAGEIRNWDTHHITNGYALIFEDEFLSFLFRDSMFVRHLAFFKPEKTSAKLHLPDELYTRVLQVLHNIKTEIDSYKQNDNDVHVLRALLYEVLMLLERAYQKAVSNEEIATDKEINNTHIDRFIHLVGTHLKEQHSVQFYADRLCITPNYLNEIITSAMGLSAKRYIQNKVIDEAKRLLAYTDAPISDIAFELHFSTVSYFIRRFRQHTGETPLLYRKKYKP
- a CDS encoding pyridoxamine 5'-phosphate oxidase family protein — protein: MMRDAEKTVGNMIDKLKTAFIGSIDSEGFPTIKAMLQPRKREGIKTIYLTTNTSSMRVAQYRENNHACIYFCDNRFFRGVMLRGTMEVLTDSASKEMIWQEGDTMYYPEGVTDPDYCVLKFTATSGRFYSNFKSESFIVE
- a CDS encoding MATE family efflux transporter yields the protein MKELNLTQGSVPKVLLQFAVPFLIANVLQALYGGADLFVVGQYDDSASVAAVAIGSQVMQTITGIILGITTGTTVLIAIATGAKDNRKVAFTIGSSVWLFSIVGVLLTLVMVVFHGQIAELMHTPAEAMADTKSYILVCSAGILFIVGYNVVCGILRGLGDSKTPLYFVGLACVINIVLDFILVGYFHLGPTGAAVATITAQGVSFVISLWFLHGHGFHFEFTRKDIRLNKNLSKKIMVLGAPIALQDALINVSFLIITVIVNQMGVIASASLGVVEKIIVFAMLPPMAISSAVATMTAQNYGAGLIQRMNKCLASGIGIALVFGVSVCVYSQFLPETLTAFFSKDAAVVAMAAEYLRGYSIDCIIVSFVFCINSYFSGQGNSLFPMIHSLIATFLFRIPLSYWFSQIDSSSLFLMGFAPPLSTVVSLLICIWYLRYNQKRMYSKGTVMPAISN
- a CDS encoding DUF1016 N-terminal domain-containing protein, giving the protein MPNNIFLETKYTIAVQTIKTAILQSQYQAIKLLNKEQLALYYGIGRYISQNSRNGYWGTGAIAFISNKLQRNCPALEVFLKQTSD
- a CDS encoding alpha/beta hydrolase, with translation MKKYLTLKLVIMMILTQGIAALSAQNNPFGLVYENALKENIKGQVNIHPVTYQLHGIDIAANVYVPADYDPAKTYAAIVVAHPNGGVKEQVAGLYAQRLAENGYITLVADASYQGASGGEPRNTDKPAYRIEDIHGMVDYITHYPGVDTERLGILGICGGGGYTLKTAQSDKRLKAVATLSMFNSGKVRREGFMGSQISTIQERLKQATEARAQEMAGGEILYTGESNLTDEQIAKLPFDLYREGLIYYGKTHAHPNSTFRYTVSSLLDLMIWDATSNVDLINQPLLMLAGSKADTFYMTDEAFQKATGTTDKELFLIPGATHIQTYYVPEYVDMAVKKLIAFFNEKL
- a CDS encoding flavodoxin translates to MRKFYLSFVILVVLACIFVVYAKAIAVSNLTEMPEVEKTTASESIIPTKGKILIVYFTSPETDGVDTSSGASRLVSNGKLYGNTEYVATLISEETGGDLFQIKTVHAYPGAHKELIDAAKKEVESKARPQLATHIKNLADYDVVFVGFPNWWYDMPMVLYSFFDEYDFTGKTLIPFCTHGGSRFSQAEKTIASLEKGAKMQKGLAISRNNVNNSGESVSKWLRDMGMTSKSK
- a CDS encoding Crp/Fnr family transcriptional regulator codes for the protein MEAYLKKLCFEYQVEEKEVKELLARMEMVHLDKGGTIASATMPEQSLYIIVSGILHTFSSHQGEDKTIRFLSAGDAILCYNTRKHSVKTLTRCVAYYISEDEIEELCATSITFSNLVRQLMEYQFYFKEEMNVNMRKLTIREKYLSLLTEIPDILYRVPLKYITHYLGADVTSLGYLAGSQK
- a CDS encoding helix-turn-helix domain-containing protein; its protein translation is MGNIIKLETIQEYNMLLGAETLHPLVSITDLSKLKSIRHCRKNFGFYCVFYKELKCGTLQYGRNKYDYQDGTLVFISPGQVAGVDDGGETLNPKGLALMFHPDLLYGTPLTRRMKDYTFFSYESNEALHMSERERQIILNCFKEIQEELEHAIDKHTKQIVASNIETLLNHCVRFYERQFITRETVNRDLLGNFERILNSYYASDKPQTIGLPSVGYCAEQMHLSPNYFGDLIKKETGKSAQEYIQLSVMERVKELLAEKDKTVSEIAYELGFKYPHHLSRIFKKVVGTTPNEYRLQVG
- a CDS encoding DUF2867 domain-containing protein; translation: MKVQNNICEGSLITNYLPADYCDSFSKTIVSDKVVTPEVFMDIAFNQSPAWVNGLMALRNAIVKPLGLEVNIRFTDTILERSPNEIVFGMPDKHLTFYASLWCGEKEVDGQMFAITTIVKYNNRLGRFYFFFIRPFHKTIMRSILNRVAKQMK
- a CDS encoding Crp/Fnr family transcriptional regulator, producing the protein MDIYDIIDNIYKLPLASKEALLNEAPEVTYPKGFHLFLANRKSSRFYLMKKGMLHAYTYKSDKKVTFWFGKEGDAIFPLQTLYNNQAGYENIELLEDSVLYELSVDKLHDLYLADIHIANWGRKFAERECIKSEQLFISRQFKTSLERYQDLIADYPDILQRVPLGIISSYLGISQVSLSRIRAKIR
- a CDS encoding DMT family transporter — protein: MNWILLILAGCLELVFTFCLGKINRVFGMEKYVWSFVLLVSLCVSMLLLIKVTRTLPVGTAYAIWTGIGAAGTVLIGIFFFKEPASVGRLFFIFTLICSIIGLKLVSH